The genomic stretch CCCCCGTTCATCATTGCAATTGAGAAGAAAAAGAAAAAATGAAAGAAGCGCGACACCCCTAGCTAATCGGGGTACGCGCTTCTTTCATTTTGTTATAAGCTTTTACATTCAGATGGAAAAATTTCGACTTATTCCCACTTGCACGCAGCAAAGACTTAATCGTTTGTTTGCCATCTGCTAACAAGTTCACTTTCCGGTCTGCTAAGTACAGGCCCACAAGGCCGTGATGCACCATCTCATGGAAGGAAGCGTGCGGAAGCTGCTGAACGCTTTCGTTGGTCCGGTCGATAAAATAGAGAAGTCTTTCGCGCATCTCCTCTGAATCTCTGTAATAATGACAGAAATTCAAATCGCCTTCTTCTTCGTCTTCCATTTGGTCAATATAGTAATCCAGCAGAATATGCAATCCTTGCATATAAGGGAAATAACTGCGGTAAATATCATCTGCCAGCTGATGATGAAGTTCCATACCCATACCATAAGATACAAAACAGAATATACCTAACGTGGAACCGCTGCAGGCGGAAAATTCATACCAGCTTAAATCCTGATACTCCGCTTGGTGGTCAGCAAACCAATTTGTAAGTCGTTCCATCCGCTCTTCTTTCGCAACATGCTTGTGCACTTGCAAGTCACCATACAAACCAGATAACTTTAGCAAATACGGCTGAATTATCTTCAGATTCGGCTGCTTGCTTAAAATCGTTTGACATGTAGACACGAGCGCATGCAAGTAGCCGCCATCTTCCCGTTCTTCACGGAGCGCATAATAATCTTTTAAAGACTCACCAGGCTGCAGTGCATCCAGCATGGATTGGTGCAGCAGACGAAAATCATCGGGATCAAGTGAAGTACTGCGGTCACAAAGATT from Terribacillus sp. DMT04 encodes the following:
- a CDS encoding tetraprenyl-beta-curcumene synthase family protein, with amino-acid sequence MAQQIPKSSVLLMHQVYRKIFPEVHKELEVWTKRAEAIPNPELRKQALESIRTKRFHCQGGAVYSLLAGDAWKQSIKFIIAYQTISDYLDNLCDRSTSLDPDDFRLLHQSMLDALQPGESLKDYYALREEREDGGYLHALVSTCQTILSKQPNLKIIQPYLLKLSGLYGDLQVHKHVAKEERMERLTNWFADHQAEYQDLSWYEFSACSGSTLGIFCFVSYGMGMELHHQLADDIYRSYFPYMQGLHILLDYYIDQMEDEEEGDLNFCHYYRDSEEMRERLLYFIDRTNESVQQLPHASFHEMVHHGLVGLYLADRKVNLLADGKQTIKSLLRASGNKSKFFHLNVKAYNKMKEARTPIS